The Streptomyces kanamyceticus DNA segment GGTGAGACCGCCGAGGCTCTGGCCCGCCACGACGGTGCGCGCCGGGTCGGTGGTGAGGGGCCAGCGCCCGGCCGCCCACGGCAGCAACTCGTCGGCGAGGAAGTGGACATAGGTGTCGCGGGCGGTGAGGTCGTACCAGCGGGTGTGGAGGTCGACGGCGTCCGGGGCGAGCACGGCCAGGGGCGGTACGGCGCCGTCGGCGATCAGGGCGTCCAGCGTGTCCTGGAAGGCGAGTTGACCGAACCACACGTCGCCGTCGCACAGGACCACGGTGGGCGTGCCGGGGCGCGGTCCGCCCGGTGGCAGGTACGCCCACACGTCCCGTTCGGCGCCGAGCGCGCCCGCGGGCAGCCGGTGCCGTTCGACCCGGCCGCGCGCGACCGAGGCACGGCGCTCCGCCCACGGCTGCGCGGGCGCTTCGGGCAGCGCGAAGACGGAGCTGTCGGGCTGACCCCAACGACTGGGCAGGCGTTGCGAGTTGAGCGGGTCATGGGAGGCGTACACCGAGAGCGAGCGGAGCCTGCGCTGCAGGAGTGCGGGGTCGGCAGGGGGTTCGCCAGGGGAGATGTCGGCCGCCATGCGGTACGCGGCACGGTGGTCGGCGCGCAGCCGGTAGGTGAGGTGCCAGACGTCCGTGCCGGGCACGTGGCTCAGCAGGGCGTCGGCGAGGTGTTCGCGGTCGACGACGCGATTGACGAGCAGCAACACCTGCCGCGTGGCGCGGTGCCCTCGCCAGAGGAAGGTGACGGCGCGGTGGGTGAGTTCACCGTCGGCAGGGTCGCCGCCGTCGGTGCGGTCGCCGGGACCGGGGCCCGTGCCAGTGCCCGTACCGAGGCCGGGATCGCGGCCGACGCCAGCACCGATGCCGACGCCAACGCCAGCACCGGAGGCCCCTTCCGCCCTGCCGGGCCCATCAGCGCCATCGACCCCATCAGCCCCGTCGACGTACTCGACGTACTCGACCAGCGGCGTCCCCCGCCGCTCGATCTCCGACCAGAACTCCTCGACGAGGGCGGCCCGTTCATGGGCATCCGCGCCCGCGACACCGCGGGCCAGGCGTTCGACGCGTGGGCTTCTGACTCGGGTGGCCTCCACAGCACCCCTGGCCGCCGACGGCGGCGCGGTGGCGCTCACCACCCCCTTGATGTCCGGTCCGGCGTGCATGACCACCGCCTTCTCCGATCCGAGAGGTGACAACATCAACTTAGCTTAGCCTAAGCTAACCTACATGCTCGTCGACCGTCCCCCCTCACGCCGCGGCCTCGCCACAGGACTGCTCGTCGGCCTCGCCCTGCTGGTCGTCGCCGGCGCCGCGAGCCTCGCCGTCGGCACCCAGCGGATCCCGCTCGACCAGGTGTGGGACGCGCTGTTCCACCCGACCGGCAGCGAGTACGACGGGATCGTGCGCCAACTGCGGCTCCCCCGCACCCTGATCGGCATCGCCGCGGGCGCCGCGCTCGGCCTCGCCGGGGCCCTGATGCAGACGCTGACCCGCAACCCGCTCGCCGACCCCGGACTGCTCGGCGTGAACGCGGGCGCGTCCGCCGCCGTCGTCACCGCGATCGGCGTCCTCGGCATCGGCTCCTTCACCGGCTACCTCTGGTTCGCGCTCGGCGGCGCCGCGCTCGCCGCCGTCCTGGTCAACGCGCTCGGCGGCAGCCGCTCCGCCACGCCCGTACGCCTCGCCCTGGCGGGTACCGCGGTCAACGCCGCCCTGTTCGGCTACGTCAACGGCCTCCAACTCGCCGACCCGGAAACCCTCGACACCATGCGGTACTGGTCCGTCGGCACCCTCGCGGGCCGCGACCCCGACCTGCTCGTCGCCGTCCTGCCGCTGCTCGCCGCGGGCGCCCTCCTCGCCCTCGCGCTCGCCAGGCCGCTCGGCGCGCTCGCCCTCGGCGACGACGCGGCACGGGCACTCGGCGCGCACGTCGGCCGCACCCGGGTCCTGTCCATCGTCGCGATCACGCTGCTGTGCGGCGGCGCGACGGCGGTCTGCGGCCCGATCGGCTTCGTCGGCCTGATGGTCCCGCACGCCGTACGCGCGTTCGGCGGCACGGAGCCGCGGCGGCTCTTCCCACTCAGCGCCCTGTACGCCCCGGTCCTGATGCTCGGCTCCGACGTCATCGGGCGGATCCTCGTACCCCCCTCCGAGATCGAGGTGGGCATCGTCACCACGTTCGTGGGCGGCCTGCTCTTCATCCACCTGGTGCGGCAGCGGAAGGCGGTCCAGCTGTGAGCCGACGGCACTTCAGGGCGGGCGGGCTCTCGCTGCGCGTCGCGCCCCGCGCGCTCCTCACCGGTCTGGTCCTGCTGCTCGTCGCCGCCACCGTGACCGTGTTCGCGATCGGCACCGGACGGTACGAACTCAGCCCCGCCGAGGTGCTGCGCACCCTCGCCGGTGAAGGCCCTCCCGGCGCGGAGTTCATCGTCGTCGACCTGCGGCTGCCGCGCGCCCTCGACGGTCTGCTCGTGGGCTGCGCGATGGGCATGGCGGGCGCGGTCTTCCAGTCCCTCTCGCGCAATCCGCTGGGCAGCCCGGACATCATCGGCTTCGGCAGCGGCGCGTCCGTGGGGGCGCTCGTCGCGATCATCGTGCTCGACGCGGGCGCTCCGCAGACGGCGTTCGGCGCGGTCTGCGGCGGCTTCGCGACCGCCGCGGCGGTCTATCTGCTCGCGTGGAAGCGCGGGGTGCACGGGCACCGCCTGGTGCTCGTGGGCATCGGCGCGTCGGCGGTCATCGGCTCCGTGACGAGCTTCCTCTACGTACGCGCGGACATCGGCAAGGCGGCGCAGGCCGCGACCTGGATGATCGGCTCGCTCAACGGCCGCGGCTGGAGCGACGTGTGGATCGCGGCGGCGGGGCTCGCCGCCCTGACCCCCGTCATCCTCGTGTACGGGCGCAGGCTCACGCTCCTGGAGATGGGCGACGACACGGCGGCCGGACTCGGCGTACCTCCCGAGCGCACCCGCCTCGTGCTGCTCGCCGCGGGCACCGGCCTGACCGCGATGGCGGTCGCGGCCGCGGGCCCCATCCCCTTCGTCGCACTCGCCGCGCCGCAACTGGCCCGCCGGGTGACCCGCGCCCCCGGCCCGAACGTCCTGCCCGCCGCGCTGATGGGCGCGGCCCTGGTGACCTGCGCGGACTGGACGACCCAACGCATCTCGGACTCGACGATCCTGCCGGTAGGGGTGGTGACGGGGGTAGCGGGCGGCCTCTACCTGGCGTGGCTGCTGATACGGGAGAGACGGGCGGGGCGGGTGTGAGGGCCCCGCAAGGGGCAGCCCCGTAAGGGGCGCGGGGAACTGCGCGAGCAACCACGACGCACCCGCGGCGGACCACCGGCAATAGCCCCCTTACCCGCCAACCGCCGCCCTCGGCGCAAGCGCGGCGAACTCCAGCGGCGCCGAGGGATCGATCGACACGTCCAGCGGCGCGGCCCCCGCCCCCGCCCGCACCAGCAGATCCCCCACCGCCGCGATCATCGCGCCGTTGTCCGTGCACAGCCGCAGCGGCGGCACCCGCAATTCGATGCCCGCCGCCCCGCAGCGCTCCTCGGCGAGCGAGCGAACGCGCGAGTTCGCCGCGACGCCGCCGACCACGACCAGCGTGCCCACGCCGTGCGCGCGACAGGCCGCGACCGCCTTCCGGGTGAGCACGTCGGCGACGGCCTCCTGGAGCGCCGCCGCGCCGTCGGCGACCGGCAGCGCGCGCCCCGCGTGGCCCTCGGCCCAGCGCGCTGCGGCCGTCTTCAGGCCGGAGAAGGAGAAGTCGTACGGGGCGTCGCGCGGTCCTGTGAGCGGGCGCGGGAAGGCCACCGCCGCGGGGTCGCCGTCCCTGGCCGCCCGGTCGATGGCGGGGCCGCCGGGGTAGGGCAGTCCGAAGACGCGGGCGACCTTGTCGAAGCACTCGCCCGCCGCGTCGTCCAGGGTGTCGCCGAGGTGGACGATCGGGTCGCGCGCGAGGTCGCGTACGAGAAGGAGCGAGGTGTGGCCGCCGGAGACGATCAGGACCACGCAGGGGTCGGGCAGCGGACCGTGCTCCAGGGTGTCGGCGGCGACGTGGCCCGCGAGGTGGTGCACGCCGTGCAGCGGCACGTCCAGGGCGTACGCGAGGCTCTTCGCGCCCGCGAGGCCGACCTGGAGGGCGCCGGAGAGCCCGGGTCCCGTGGTCACCGCGACCGCGCCGATGTCGGACATCCGCAGGCCCGCGTCGTCCAGGGCGCGGCGGACCACCGGGGTGAGCGCGTGGACGTGGGCGCGGGCGGCGATCTCCGGGACGACGCCGCCGTAGCGGGCGTGTTCGTCCATGCTCGACGCGACGGCGTGGCCCAGGAGCCGCCCGTCGCGGACGAGTCCCGCGCCCGTCTCGTCGCAGGACGACTCGATGCCGAGCACCACCACAGAGCCCATCGCGGATTGGCCTTTCTGCCCAGGAGCCCCCGCGGGACGACCCGCACGGGCTTATTGCAAGTTATGTGCAATAAGGGTACGCCGCCTGGTCACCAGTAGAGTGCGGCTGCGCAGCCCCCTCCCGAGCAGCCCCCTCCCGAAGACCGATTCCGAGGTACCCGCACGTGACCCCCGCACCACCGGCCTCCCCCTCCGGCATACCCGTCGCCGTCGTCGGGATCGGGGCCGAAGGATGGACCGGGCTCCCCGCCGCGTCGCGCGCGGCCCTCGCCGCCGCCGACGTCCTGATCGGCGGCCCGCGCCAGCTCGACCTGCTGCCCGTCGCCGACTGTCCCGGCGAACGCGTCGCCTGGCCGTCGCCGCTGCGGCCCGCCGTGCCGGGACTGCTCGCCGCCCACGCGGGACGCCGCGTCGCGGTCCTCGCCAGCGGCGACCCGATGTTCTACGGCATCGGGCGCGCCCTGACCGAGGTGCTCGGCCCCGACGCGCTGCGCGTCCTGCCGCACCCCTCCGCCGTCTCCCTCGCCTGCGCGCGCCTGGGCTGGCCCGTCGAGGACACCGAGGCCGTCACGCTCGTCGGCCGCCCGGCCGCCCGGCTCGCCGCCGCGCTGCACGACGGGCGCCGCCTCCTCGTGCTGAGCGCGAACGCGGCGACCCCCGGCGAGATCGCCGCCCTGCTGACCGAGCGCGGCTTCGGCCCGAGCGGGCTCCGCGTACTCGAACAGCTCGGTTCCGAGCGGGAGTTGACGTACGAAGGCGTCGCCGACGCCTGGGAGCACGCGCCCGGCGACGCGCTGAACGTCGTCGCGGTCGAGTGCCGCCGCTCCCCCGGCGCGCTGCGGCTCGGCGCCGTGCCGGGACTGCCCGACGCGGCGTACGACAGCGACGGCCAGCTCACCAAGCGGCACGTGCGCGCCGCCACCCTCGCGGCCCTCGCGCCCGCGCCCGGCGAACTCCTGTGGGACGTGGGCGGCGGCTCCGGTTCGATCGCCGTGGAGTGGATGCGGGCGCACCCCTCGTGCCGCGCCTGCACCGTCGAGAAGAACCCCGTACGGGCCGAGCGGATCACCCGCAACGCCGACCGGCTCGGCGTGCCGGGACTGCGCGTCGTCACCGGCGCCGCACCCGCTGCCCTTGCCGAACTCCCCACGCCCGACGCCGTGTTCATCGGCGGCGGCCTGACCGCGCCCGGCCTGCTCGACGCGTGCTGGGCCGCACTCCCCGTGGGCGGGCGGCTCGTCGCCAACACCGTCACGCTGGAGTCCGAGGCCCTGCTCGCCGACCGGTACCGACGGCACGGCGGCGACCTCGTGCGCCTCGCGGTCGCACAGGCCGTCCCTGTCGGCGGCTTCACCGGATGGCGGCAGGCCATGCCGGTCACCCAGTGGTCCGTCACCAAGTCTGGAGATCAAGAACGATGACCGTGTACTTCATCGGCGCGGGACCCGGCGCCGCCGACCTGATCACGGTGCGCGGCGCCCGCACGCTCGCCGCCTGCCAGGTCTGCCTGTACGCGGGCAGCCTGGTGCCGGTCGAGCTCCTCGACGAATGCCCGGACAGGGCACGCCTGGTGGACACCGCGCGGCTCAACCTCGATGAGATCACCGGGGAGTTGGTGCGGGCCCACGAGCAGGGGCTCGACGTGGCGCGGCTGCACTCCGGCGATCCTTCCGTGTTCAGCGCGGTCGCCGAGCAGATGCGGCGCCTCGACGCGGCGGGCGTGCCGTACGAAGTGGTGCCCGGTGTACCGGCGTTCGCCGCGGCGGCGGCCGCGCTCAAGCGGGAGCTGACCGTGCCCACGGTCGGGCAGACGGTGATCCTCACGCGGATCGCGCAGCGGGCCACGGCGATGCCGGAGGGCGAGGACCTCGCCACTCTGGGGCGGAGCGGGGCACTGCTCGTCCTCCACCTCGCCGCGGGGTACGTCGACCGCGTGGTCGAGGAGCTGCTTCCGCATTACGGGGCGGAGTGCCCTGTCGCCGTGGTCGCTCTGGCCAGTCGGCCGGACGAGGTGATTCTGCGCGGGGCCCTCGGCGACATCGCGGAGCAGGTGAAGGCCGCCGGGATCGTACGGACCGCCGTCATCATGGTCGGCCGCACGCTGGGCGCGGAGCAGTTCCGGGACAGTCACCTGTACTCCGCCGACAGGGACCGGCACGTCTGCTGAGCTGACGCGGGTTGCGTGCGGTCAGGACTGGTCCAGGGCCCGATCAATCGCGCGGCGGGCCCGGCCCGCGGCCGCCCGGTCGTGCTGGAGCTGCATGGCCGCGTTCAGCGCGAGCCCCGCGGCGACGATCTCGAACAGCGCCTGGTCGATGTCGAACCCGGCGGGCAGTTCGCCGTTCTCCACCGCCGCGGCCAGGTCCGCCCGCAGCTGTTCCCGCCAGCGTGACCACACCTCGGCCACCGCGTCGCGGACCCGGCCGGGGCGGCCGTCGTACTCGCTGAGCGCCGCCGTCATCAGACAGCCGCCGGGCAGCAGCGGCGCTTCGAGGTAGCCCACGGAGTTGGCGCACACGGCACGCAGCCGCCGCAGCCCCGGGGGCTCGGTCAGGGCGGGCTCGACCACCCGGTGCCAGAAGTCCACGAACGCCTTGTCCAGCGTGGAGATCTGCAGCGTCTCCTTGGTGCCGAAGTGCTTGTGCACCCCGGACTTGCTCATCTCCAGCTCCTCGGCGAGCCGGCCGATCGTGATGCCGTCAAGCCCTTCCTCCGAGGCGATCTCGGCGGCACGGCCGAGGATCCTGCCCCTGGTGGCCTGCGCTTCGGCCGCTGAGCGTCGTGGTGACATGCGACGAGAATAGCGTACGCGCGTTCGCTA contains these protein-coding regions:
- a CDS encoding FecCD family ABC transporter permease, encoding MSRRHFRAGGLSLRVAPRALLTGLVLLLVAATVTVFAIGTGRYELSPAEVLRTLAGEGPPGAEFIVVDLRLPRALDGLLVGCAMGMAGAVFQSLSRNPLGSPDIIGFGSGASVGALVAIIVLDAGAPQTAFGAVCGGFATAAAVYLLAWKRGVHGHRLVLVGIGASAVIGSVTSFLYVRADIGKAAQAATWMIGSLNGRGWSDVWIAAAGLAALTPVILVYGRRLTLLEMGDDTAAGLGVPPERTRLVLLAAGTGLTAMAVAAAGPIPFVALAAPQLARRVTRAPGPNVLPAALMGAALVTCADWTTQRISDSTILPVGVVTGVAGGLYLAWLLIRERRAGRV
- a CDS encoding TetR/AcrR family transcriptional regulator, which produces MSPRRSAAEAQATRGRILGRAAEIASEEGLDGITIGRLAEELEMSKSGVHKHFGTKETLQISTLDKAFVDFWHRVVEPALTEPPGLRRLRAVCANSVGYLEAPLLPGGCLMTAALSEYDGRPGRVRDAVAEVWSRWREQLRADLAAAVENGELPAGFDIDQALFEIVAAGLALNAAMQLQHDRAAAGRARRAIDRALDQS
- the fes gene encoding enterochelin esterase, whose product is MLSPLGSEKAVVMHAGPDIKGVVSATAPPSAARGAVEATRVRSPRVERLARGVAGADAHERAALVEEFWSEIERRGTPLVEYVEYVDGADGVDGADGPGRAEGASGAGVGVGIGAGVGRDPGLGTGTGTGPGPGDRTDGGDPADGELTHRAVTFLWRGHRATRQVLLLVNRVVDREHLADALLSHVPGTDVWHLTYRLRADHRAAYRMAADISPGEPPADPALLQRRLRSLSVYASHDPLNSQRLPSRWGQPDSSVFALPEAPAQPWAERRASVARGRVERHRLPAGALGAERDVWAYLPPGGPRPGTPTVVLCDGDVWFGQLAFQDTLDALIADGAVPPLAVLAPDAVDLHTRWYDLTARDTYVHFLADELLPWAAGRWPLTTDPARTVVAGQSLGGLTALYAGLLRPERFGAVLAQSASLWWRPGLPPGVPKSAPSGDLPWLVSRFIEKPRPPLRIHLDAGLHEGAMVGYSSALHEQLAVRGHSVTYSTYNGGHDYACWRGCLADGLTAVL
- a CDS encoding bifunctional cobalt-precorrin-7 (C(5))-methyltransferase/cobalt-precorrin-6B (C(15))-methyltransferase; the encoded protein is MTPAPPASPSGIPVAVVGIGAEGWTGLPAASRAALAAADVLIGGPRQLDLLPVADCPGERVAWPSPLRPAVPGLLAAHAGRRVAVLASGDPMFYGIGRALTEVLGPDALRVLPHPSAVSLACARLGWPVEDTEAVTLVGRPAARLAAALHDGRRLLVLSANAATPGEIAALLTERGFGPSGLRVLEQLGSERELTYEGVADAWEHAPGDALNVVAVECRRSPGALRLGAVPGLPDAAYDSDGQLTKRHVRAATLAALAPAPGELLWDVGGGSGSIAVEWMRAHPSCRACTVEKNPVRAERITRNADRLGVPGLRVVTGAAPAALAELPTPDAVFIGGGLTAPGLLDACWAALPVGGRLVANTVTLESEALLADRYRRHGGDLVRLAVAQAVPVGGFTGWRQAMPVTQWSVTKSGDQER
- the cobM gene encoding precorrin-4 C(11)-methyltransferase — encoded protein: MTVYFIGAGPGAADLITVRGARTLAACQVCLYAGSLVPVELLDECPDRARLVDTARLNLDEITGELVRAHEQGLDVARLHSGDPSVFSAVAEQMRRLDAAGVPYEVVPGVPAFAAAAAALKRELTVPTVGQTVILTRIAQRATAMPEGEDLATLGRSGALLVLHLAAGYVDRVVEELLPHYGAECPVAVVALASRPDEVILRGALGDIAEQVKAAGIVRTAVIMVGRTLGAEQFRDSHLYSADRDRHVC
- a CDS encoding FecCD family ABC transporter permease → MLVDRPPSRRGLATGLLVGLALLVVAGAASLAVGTQRIPLDQVWDALFHPTGSEYDGIVRQLRLPRTLIGIAAGAALGLAGALMQTLTRNPLADPGLLGVNAGASAAVVTAIGVLGIGSFTGYLWFALGGAALAAVLVNALGGSRSATPVRLALAGTAVNAALFGYVNGLQLADPETLDTMRYWSVGTLAGRDPDLLVAVLPLLAAGALLALALARPLGALALGDDAARALGAHVGRTRVLSIVAITLLCGGATAVCGPIGFVGLMVPHAVRAFGGTEPRRLFPLSALYAPVLMLGSDVIGRILVPPSEIEVGIVTTFVGGLLFIHLVRQRKAVQL
- the tsaD gene encoding tRNA (adenosine(37)-N6)-threonylcarbamoyltransferase complex transferase subunit TsaD, with the translated sequence MGSVVVLGIESSCDETGAGLVRDGRLLGHAVASSMDEHARYGGVVPEIAARAHVHALTPVVRRALDDAGLRMSDIGAVAVTTGPGLSGALQVGLAGAKSLAYALDVPLHGVHHLAGHVAADTLEHGPLPDPCVVLIVSGGHTSLLLVRDLARDPIVHLGDTLDDAAGECFDKVARVFGLPYPGGPAIDRAARDGDPAAVAFPRPLTGPRDAPYDFSFSGLKTAAARWAEGHAGRALPVADGAAALQEAVADVLTRKAVAACRAHGVGTLVVVGGVAANSRVRSLAEERCGAAGIELRVPPLRLCTDNGAMIAAVGDLLVRAGAGAAPLDVSIDPSAPLEFAALAPRAAVGG